Proteins encoded by one window of Paenibacillus urinalis:
- a CDS encoding pentapeptide repeat-containing protein — translation MNEKLSSYLNSVFAPYDGVKSVTELKSDLLFDLEERYRELKAEGKDDETAFAMTIDSIGDIEQTVIEVANLSRSLERQVVTNLKASNLPQSDFAGVTAHKGNFSSSVLQGSDFTNADLAGSSFHSSNVRDAIFDGANLTDCNFSTLDLANGRFHKSILVRTNFSKSWLAGAKFLNTRLMDVNLSMAYLRETAFQNCIFDGADFSKSDLGGMCFDGQTFIGVKFDKAGLHEVSFKGATLRNVSFQGFPLSKKYYRAIKTINFEGAVMDKLTYASLKGLEADLSKVTVR, via the coding sequence ATGAACGAGAAGCTGTCGAGTTACTTGAACAGTGTGTTTGCACCCTATGATGGAGTGAAGAGCGTTACCGAATTAAAGAGCGATCTGCTCTTTGATCTGGAGGAGCGGTACCGTGAACTAAAGGCTGAGGGCAAGGATGATGAAACTGCCTTTGCAATGACTATTGACAGCATCGGAGATATTGAACAAACCGTGATCGAGGTGGCTAACCTCTCCCGCTCGCTGGAGCGGCAGGTAGTGACCAACTTAAAGGCGAGCAACCTGCCTCAGAGCGATTTTGCCGGCGTCACCGCCCACAAAGGAAATTTCTCATCAAGCGTTTTGCAAGGATCTGACTTCACGAATGCAGATTTGGCCGGCAGCTCGTTTCATTCTAGCAATGTACGCGATGCGATATTTGACGGAGCAAACCTTACAGACTGTAACTTTTCCACACTTGATCTTGCGAATGGCCGCTTCCATAAATCGATCCTTGTACGTACCAACTTCAGCAAGTCGTGGCTGGCCGGTGCCAAATTCTTAAATACAAGACTGATGGACGTCAATCTGAGTATGGCCTACCTTAGAGAAACTGCTTTCCAAAATTGTATCTTCGACGGAGCGGACTTCAGTAAATCGGATCTGGGAGGCATGTGCTTTGACGGGCAAACGTTTATCGGCGTTAAATTTGACAAAGCGGGGCTGCACGAGGTCTCGTTCAAGGGCGCTACACTGAGGAATGTGTCATTCCAAGGGTTCCCGCTGTCCAAGAAATATTACCGAGCCATCAAAACGATCAATTTCGAAGGTGCAGTCATGGATAAACTGACTTACGCATCGCTTAAAGGCCTAGAAGCTGATTTGTCCAAAGTGACAGTTCGATAA
- a CDS encoding PadR family transcriptional regulator, producing MSKNKITSDLLRGHTDTMILRLLSEADRYGYEIVKMIAERSEGEYELKEATMYSSVRRLENDGEIEWYWGDESQGGRRKYFRITEKGKAIYVRNKDNWEYAKRVLENLL from the coding sequence ATGAGTAAGAACAAGATTACTTCAGATTTACTTCGCGGACACACAGATACCATGATATTGCGACTATTATCCGAAGCTGACCGTTATGGCTATGAGATCGTCAAGATGATTGCCGAGCGCTCGGAAGGCGAGTATGAATTAAAGGAAGCGACGATGTATTCCAGCGTCCGGCGACTAGAAAATGATGGCGAGATCGAATGGTACTGGGGTGACGAATCTCAGGGTGGAAGACGTAAATATTTCCGAATTACCGAGAAAGGCAAGGCGATCTATGTCCGCAACAAAGACAACTGGGAATACGCCAAGCGAGTACTTGAAAATTTATTATAA
- a CDS encoding AAA family ATPase, with protein sequence MLYIFSGLPATGKSTLSSMLARELRAVYLRVDVVEQAMRDAGAKVDGPEGYIVCYALASQNLRLGLNVIADTVNPIPITREAWRNAAESVKAPFVEIEVVCSDENEHRQRVETRAVDIPGLVLPAWEQVIHREYDVWDRERIVIDTAHQTAADSFEQLCQQLEGVRRQIS encoded by the coding sequence TTGCTATATATATTTAGCGGTTTGCCAGCTACCGGGAAGTCGACGTTGTCTTCCATGCTGGCTCGTGAGTTACGTGCAGTGTATCTCCGGGTGGATGTTGTAGAGCAGGCTATGCGGGATGCTGGAGCGAAGGTTGATGGACCGGAAGGCTACATTGTGTGTTATGCGTTGGCCTCCCAGAATCTCCGGCTTGGTCTCAACGTCATTGCAGATACAGTGAATCCGATCCCAATCACACGCGAAGCTTGGCGCAATGCAGCTGAGTCGGTTAAAGCTCCTTTTGTGGAAATTGAAGTAGTCTGCTCTGACGAAAATGAACATAGGCAGCGAGTCGAAACGCGTGCAGTAGATATTCCGGGCCTCGTTCTTCCAGCGTGGGAGCAGGTCATACATCGGGAGTATGACGTTTGGGACCGAGAACGCATCGTTATCGACACAGCTCATCAAACGGCAGCCGATAGCTTTGAGCAGTTGTGTCAGCAATTAGAAGGAGTTCGCAGGCAAATTAGTTGA
- a CDS encoding histidine phosphatase family protein: MAIYFVRHGADDEGYRGGWSQRGLNIEGYRQSEKLGRYLKDNKSTHPIHRIVSSDLQRALDTANELAKDLNLSVESSRDWREMNNGVIAGMPHEIVNERYPGLYFSSLRMDERYPGGESPMEFYMRIQETFNSLCEEQSKEHMENILVVTHGGVINIVYHILKGLEWTNKNNKFPASNTGIHKLENINGQWQTTIENGLEHLTEQD, from the coding sequence ATGGCAATCTATTTTGTAAGGCATGGTGCGGATGATGAAGGATATCGAGGGGGCTGGAGCCAAAGGGGTCTGAATATTGAAGGCTATAGGCAATCGGAGAAACTGGGCAGGTATTTAAAAGATAACAAGAGCACTCATCCAATCCATCGGATCGTTAGCAGTGACTTGCAGAGAGCACTGGATACGGCGAATGAACTGGCTAAGGATCTGAATTTGTCCGTCGAAAGCAGCAGGGATTGGAGAGAAATGAATAATGGAGTTATTGCCGGAATGCCTCATGAAATCGTCAACGAACGATATCCAGGGCTGTATTTTTCGAGCTTAAGAATGGATGAACGGTATCCTGGCGGTGAGAGCCCAATGGAATTTTACATGCGAATTCAAGAGACCTTCAATTCCTTATGCGAAGAACAATCCAAGGAGCATATGGAGAACATTCTTGTGGTAACTCATGGCGGGGTTATTAATATCGTATATCATATCTTGAAAGGCTTAGAATGGACGAATAAAAATAATAAGTTCCCGGCTTCCAATACAGGCATTCATAAATTGGAGAATATCAATGGCCAATGGCAAACAACAATTGAAAATGGTCTGGAGCACTTAACGGAGCAGGATTAG
- a CDS encoding DUF817 domain-containing protein, with amino-acid sequence MKSIVQLLHFGYHQAMSCIFPVAIFATLAITSVIEIPFLYRYDAILLILLAVQYFMYRSGLETMDEIKVICVFHVIGLVLELYKVWMGSWSYPEPGYTKLFGVPLYSGFMYASVASFMCQIWRRLRMDMTGWPGTLSSMLLGGAIYLNFFTHHFIPDYRWWLTLLVFIVFWKTWIIYRVRSKTYRMPLTLAFLIVGFFIWTAENIATFFNGWKYPDQHDTWQLVSFSKISSWFLLVIISVIIVAQLKYVKANRNIKKS; translated from the coding sequence TTGAAATCGATCGTACAGCTGCTCCATTTTGGATATCATCAGGCGATGAGCTGTATATTCCCTGTCGCGATCTTCGCAACGCTGGCCATAACCAGTGTGATTGAGATCCCTTTCCTCTACCGGTACGACGCCATTCTATTGATATTGCTCGCTGTGCAATATTTCATGTACCGCAGCGGACTGGAAACGATGGATGAGATCAAGGTCATCTGTGTATTTCACGTCATTGGCTTGGTACTGGAGCTGTATAAGGTATGGATGGGATCGTGGTCATATCCCGAGCCTGGATATACGAAACTCTTCGGAGTTCCACTCTACAGTGGATTTATGTATGCAAGTGTAGCCAGCTTTATGTGTCAAATATGGCGGAGACTGCGAATGGACATGACGGGATGGCCTGGAACACTGTCGTCGATGCTGCTAGGAGGAGCTATATATCTTAATTTCTTCACACATCATTTCATCCCCGATTATCGCTGGTGGCTGACTCTGCTTGTGTTCATTGTGTTCTGGAAGACATGGATCATCTATCGGGTACGATCTAAAACCTACCGAATGCCTTTGACGCTTGCCTTCCTTATTGTGGGCTTCTTCATCTGGACAGCGGAAAATATTGCAACGTTCTTTAATGGATGGAAGTATCCTGATCAGCATGACACCTGGCAGCTGGTGAGCTTCAGCAAGATCAGCTCCTGGTTTCTCCTTGTGATTATCAGCGTCATTATTGTGGCTCAGCTGAAATATGTTAAAGCAAATCGGAACATAAAAAAATCATAA
- a CDS encoding TetR/AcrR family transcriptional regulator, translating into MPRTKEQFEEMRNATRVKIQLAAMQLFVHQGFGSTNVQQIADTAGISIGLLYRHYKTKEQLFNELVAYALEGLKRNIVSFEADVSPRQIMEQFVHEIYTDLINGEELANLLILINQSLLAGAGTTSIQYDEIIQVNGKLLNSTAELIRKGQQLGEFRSGDAYEMSVFFYASVQGLAEMKVLLKSRFIMPSPAVLTAFLFKERE; encoded by the coding sequence TTGCCGCGAACCAAGGAGCAATTTGAAGAAATGCGTAATGCGACCAGAGTTAAAATACAATTAGCTGCAATGCAGTTATTCGTTCACCAAGGGTTTGGCTCGACGAATGTTCAACAGATTGCGGATACAGCGGGCATTAGTATTGGGCTCTTATATCGGCATTACAAAACAAAGGAACAATTATTCAACGAATTGGTAGCCTATGCCTTGGAAGGCTTGAAACGTAATATTGTTTCCTTTGAAGCCGATGTATCCCCGAGACAGATAATGGAACAGTTTGTCCACGAAATCTACACCGATTTGATCAATGGGGAGGAGCTGGCCAATTTGCTAATTCTTATTAATCAATCGTTACTAGCAGGTGCTGGCACGACTTCAATTCAATATGACGAGATCATTCAAGTAAATGGCAAACTGCTTAATTCTACAGCAGAGCTTATTCGTAAAGGGCAGCAGCTTGGAGAGTTTCGCTCGGGTGATGCATATGAGATGTCCGTCTTTTTTTATGCGTCGGTCCAGGGTCTGGCTGAGATGAAGGTACTGCTGAAGAGTCGTTTTATCATGCCTTCACCCGCTGTCCTCACCGCATTTTTATTCAAGGAAAGGGAGTGA
- a CDS encoding GNAT family N-acetyltransferase, whose product MRVVRADQAQFDVRGEISEIFADGFSQWLGYFSKDKNKIAAAFAHMFILNQFYVAVSEGKVVGIAACTNGISHSVKLDRTELRKHLGIYKGSLAGVFLKKEFEAPYINFPPGAGSIEFIGTSVEYRGKGIASQLVQYILEHTPYQIYLIEEVADTNIPAMKLYQKLGFEVYKSKPIPVKRAEKIGINQIVSLKYTKND is encoded by the coding sequence ATTCGTGTGGTTAGAGCAGATCAAGCTCAGTTTGATGTGAGAGGTGAGATCTCCGAAATATTTGCAGATGGGTTCTCACAGTGGTTAGGGTACTTCTCCAAAGATAAGAACAAGATTGCAGCAGCATTTGCTCATATGTTTATTCTGAATCAATTCTACGTAGCTGTATCCGAAGGAAAAGTAGTCGGTATAGCTGCTTGTACAAACGGAATATCACACTCCGTCAAGCTGGATAGAACAGAGCTCCGCAAGCATTTGGGCATATATAAAGGCAGTCTTGCCGGTGTTTTTCTAAAGAAGGAGTTTGAAGCTCCTTATATAAATTTCCCGCCAGGCGCAGGTTCTATCGAATTTATAGGAACAAGTGTTGAATATAGAGGTAAAGGTATTGCTTCACAGCTGGTACAGTATATTCTTGAGCATACACCATATCAAATATACTTGATTGAAGAAGTCGCAGATACCAATATTCCGGCCATGAAGTTGTATCAAAAATTAGGCTTTGAAGTATATAAAAGCAAGCCAATACCCGTAAAAAGGGCTGAGAAAATAGGCATCAATCAGATTGTGTCATTGAAATATACGAAAAATGATTAA
- a CDS encoding DEAD/DEAH box helicase — protein sequence MTTMLNRKKIKLLCGKKFYERGEEYYNAGMVGITLSDASAGNFQAVVKGGGRNKYDVSIQMNAGGDVEAQCTCPAYTNYNYYCKHIAAVLLQISEMQQEGRIEVKSYPSLLHPETVVPEGRLTPRFHREASEEQLIEDVLALFSSTSRVSPEAKYIMETREPLRIEYLIRPVPYGLNKQMIGLEMKLGAKRLYIVQQMKQFLSRMQHGGSYVFSKNFTYNPEAHYFRPHDEAVLKELIQLERQEEMYHESINSYPGRGRNQDRLLLIPPLAWERIAPLLQNVPEAYTQQEEQIFSGVSCTGSLLPLDFEFTKSDTDAGYELTAMGIRDVLILPEYRMTLKNGIFYKMSEESVSQIAGLQEKLSRVHIPKLTIPAKQMSPYMEKVVPGLMRLGRVHLAEEVSSHMVQVPMKARLYLDRVRDKLLASLEFQYGDVVINPLEEKARLPENKIIIRDKPQEEQIIRLMQTSDFTQTESGYYLENEDAEFDFLYYTMPQLEQLLDVYATSAVKIRVLSEPIAPKIHMDMDERTDWMEFKFDINGIPVNEIKHVIESVEAKRRYHKLSNGALMPLSAPAFQEMVRLMNDMGFRKGEIEDGIMKLPVAAGLRVMDRDLGDQVQFGSRLKEFMENLAHPEHMDFPVPARLAPILRDYQKQGYLWMKTLASYRFGGILADDMGLGKTLQSITYIVSELQAIREHKQPVMIAAPASLIYNWKNELEKFAPELTTVIVDGSKPDRLRMIREHHAVDVLITSYPLLRMDADMYSERHFHTFIMDEAQAFKNYATQTAHAVKAINARHRFALTGTPIENSLEELWSIFDVVFPELFQGRKAFNELSREAIARRIRPFLLRRVKADVLAELPEKIESLHTSELLTEQKKLYVAFLAKLRAETVKHLSEKQFDKNRIKILAGLTRLRQLCCHPGLFVEGYQGSSAKFEQLMELIEESRSAGKRVLLFSQFTEMLGIIGRELGAQGIPFFYLDGQTPGQERVEMCQRFNEGERDFFLISLKAGGTGLNLTGADTVILYDLWWNPAVEDQAASRAHRMGQKNVVQVIRLVSRGTVEDKMYELQQRKKNLIEEVIQPGQESSSTLSEEEIREILAI from the coding sequence ATGACGACAATGCTGAATCGGAAGAAAATTAAACTGCTGTGTGGCAAGAAGTTCTATGAACGTGGTGAAGAGTACTATAATGCAGGCATGGTAGGTATTACTTTATCGGACGCATCGGCGGGCAATTTTCAGGCGGTTGTTAAAGGCGGCGGCAGAAATAAATATGATGTCTCGATCCAAATGAATGCCGGAGGCGATGTGGAAGCGCAGTGCACTTGCCCTGCCTACACCAATTACAATTATTATTGCAAGCATATTGCGGCTGTCCTTCTTCAGATCAGCGAGATGCAGCAGGAGGGGCGGATTGAAGTGAAGTCTTACCCTTCGTTGCTTCATCCCGAGACCGTCGTTCCAGAGGGACGTTTAACCCCGCGCTTTCACAGAGAAGCGAGTGAGGAGCAGCTTATAGAGGATGTGCTTGCCCTCTTCAGCAGCACGAGCCGAGTGAGTCCGGAAGCCAAATATATTATGGAGACAAGAGAGCCTCTTCGCATAGAGTATTTGATCAGGCCTGTTCCATACGGTTTGAATAAGCAGATGATCGGGCTGGAGATGAAGCTTGGAGCGAAGCGCTTGTATATCGTTCAGCAGATGAAGCAGTTTCTTAGCCGGATGCAGCATGGGGGATCGTATGTCTTCTCGAAGAATTTCACCTATAACCCCGAAGCTCATTATTTCAGACCTCATGACGAAGCGGTGTTGAAAGAGCTCATCCAATTGGAGCGTCAGGAGGAGATGTATCACGAATCGATAAACTCCTATCCGGGACGTGGCAGAAACCAGGACAGGCTGCTGCTGATTCCTCCGCTGGCATGGGAGCGAATCGCGCCCCTGCTCCAGAATGTACCAGAGGCATATACGCAGCAGGAGGAGCAGATATTCAGCGGCGTATCCTGTACAGGCAGCCTGCTGCCCCTGGATTTTGAATTTACGAAGTCGGACACAGATGCAGGCTATGAGCTGACGGCTATGGGGATTCGCGATGTACTGATCCTGCCGGAATATCGGATGACGCTAAAGAACGGTATTTTCTATAAAATGTCGGAGGAATCCGTCAGCCAGATCGCGGGCTTACAGGAGAAGCTCTCACGTGTTCATATTCCCAAGCTCACGATACCTGCCAAGCAGATGAGCCCTTACATGGAGAAGGTCGTTCCGGGTCTGATGCGGCTCGGGCGAGTGCACCTGGCAGAGGAAGTGTCCAGCCACATGGTTCAAGTGCCGATGAAGGCAAGGCTGTATCTGGATCGCGTTCGGGACAAGCTGCTGGCGAGTCTCGAGTTCCAGTACGGAGATGTCGTGATCAATCCGCTGGAGGAGAAGGCGAGGCTCCCGGAGAACAAGATCATTATTCGAGATAAGCCGCAAGAGGAACAAATTATCCGGCTCATGCAAACGAGTGATTTTACTCAGACGGAATCTGGATATTACCTGGAGAATGAGGATGCGGAGTTTGATTTTCTGTATTACACGATGCCTCAGCTTGAGCAGCTACTTGATGTATATGCCACTTCAGCGGTGAAGATCAGAGTACTGTCCGAGCCGATTGCTCCGAAGATTCATATGGACATGGATGAGCGCACCGATTGGATGGAATTCAAATTTGATATTAACGGAATACCGGTGAATGAAATTAAGCACGTGATCGAGAGCGTGGAAGCCAAAAGAAGATATCATAAGCTGTCGAATGGCGCACTCATGCCCTTATCAGCACCAGCCTTTCAAGAGATGGTGAGGCTCATGAACGATATGGGCTTTCGCAAGGGAGAGATCGAGGACGGAATCATGAAGCTTCCGGTCGCTGCAGGACTCCGTGTGATGGACCGGGATCTGGGAGACCAAGTACAGTTTGGCAGCAGATTGAAGGAATTCATGGAGAATCTCGCCCATCCTGAACATATGGATTTCCCTGTTCCTGCCCGGCTGGCTCCTATTCTGCGAGACTATCAGAAGCAGGGATATCTGTGGATGAAGACGCTGGCCTCCTATCGGTTTGGAGGCATTCTGGCAGACGATATGGGGCTAGGCAAAACGCTGCAGAGCATCACCTACATCGTGTCTGAGCTTCAAGCCATCCGCGAGCATAAGCAGCCTGTAATGATCGCTGCGCCTGCCTCACTTATTTACAATTGGAAGAATGAGCTAGAGAAGTTTGCTCCAGAACTCACGACCGTCATCGTAGACGGAAGTAAGCCAGATCGGCTGAGAATGATCCGCGAGCATCATGCGGTAGATGTACTTATCACATCTTATCCGCTTCTGCGAATGGATGCGGATATGTATAGTGAACGGCATTTCCATACCTTTATTATGGATGAAGCCCAGGCGTTCAAGAATTATGCAACCCAAACCGCACATGCGGTAAAAGCAATAAATGCGAGACACCGGTTTGCACTTACCGGGACACCCATTGAGAACAGCCTTGAAGAACTGTGGTCCATCTTTGACGTTGTATTTCCGGAGCTGTTTCAGGGGCGAAAGGCCTTCAACGAGTTATCAAGAGAAGCTATTGCCCGCAGAATTCGTCCATTCCTCCTCCGCCGAGTCAAGGCAGATGTACTTGCGGAGCTGCCGGAGAAGATCGAATCCTTGCACACTTCCGAGCTGCTGACCGAGCAGAAGAAGCTCTATGTTGCCTTCTTGGCCAAGCTGCGGGCTGAGACCGTGAAGCATCTGAGCGAGAAGCAGTTCGATAAGAATCGAATCAAGATCCTGGCCGGCCTAACCCGGCTAAGACAGCTGTGCTGCCACCCAGGGCTGTTTGTGGAAGGCTATCAAGGCAGCTCTGCGAAGTTCGAGCAATTGATGGAGCTGATCGAAGAAAGCCGGAGCGCGGGCAAAAGGGTGCTGCTCTTCTCACAATTTACAGAAATGCTGGGCATCATCGGCAGGGAGCTCGGAGCTCAGGGTATTCCGTTCTTTTATCTGGATGGACAGACACCAGGCCAAGAGCGTGTTGAAATGTGTCAGCGATTTAATGAGGGAGAGAGGGACTTCTTCCTCATATCGCTTAAAGCCGGGGGTACGGGACTTAACTTGACGGGGGCTGATACCGTCATTCTGTATGATCTGTGGTGGAACCCTGCGGTAGAGGACCAGGCAGCGAGCCGGGCACACCGGATGGGACAGAAGAATGTGGTTCAGGTCATCCGGCTGGTGAGCCGCGGTACCGTAGAGGACAAGATGTATGAGCTTCAGCAGCGTAAGAAAAATCTCATAGAAGAAGTGATTCAGCCAGGTCAGGAATCATCATCCACCTTAAGTGAGGAAGAAATCCGCGAAATACTGGCGATATAG
- a CDS encoding DUF896 domain-containing protein has protein sequence MEIPSLNRINELSRKQKKEGLTAEEITEQKALREEYLKAIRGQVLSTISGLTIVDPNGDDVTPEKLKLEQQQDKSKLN, from the coding sequence ATGGAGATCCCTTCATTAAATAGAATTAATGAGCTGAGCCGCAAACAGAAGAAAGAAGGCCTGACAGCGGAGGAAATTACCGAACAGAAGGCGCTTCGTGAGGAATATTTGAAGGCGATCCGCGGACAGGTATTGTCCACGATATCCGGACTGACCATCGTAGATCCGAACGGAGATGACGTTACTCCGGAGAAGCTCAAGCTCGAGCAGCAGCAGGATAAATCAAAGCTCAATTAA
- a CDS encoding LysE family translocator, translating to MLGIINFEVFLISSILLNITPGPDTMYVLGRSVAQGKRAGIVSALGITAGGVVHTLLAAFGLSVILMSSAVLFNVIKVVGAIYLAYLGIRMLIDKASPKAKSHGGPVDTPSELSNSKIFTQGLFTNVTNPKVAMFFLAFMPQFIAPGSDASPLPFVVLGLTYCLTGGIWSILIAAFSSTATGKLRNNVKMKTILNKATGFIFIAMSITLLRTKAIE from the coding sequence ATGCTGGGTATTATTAACTTCGAAGTATTTCTGATCTCGTCCATCCTGCTCAATATTACGCCAGGGCCTGATACGATGTATGTTCTTGGCAGAAGTGTGGCTCAGGGGAAGCGGGCGGGCATTGTTTCGGCGCTTGGCATTACGGCAGGGGGCGTTGTGCATACACTGCTTGCTGCGTTCGGTTTATCCGTGATCTTGATGAGCTCTGCTGTTCTGTTCAATGTCATCAAGGTTGTAGGTGCAATTTATCTAGCGTATCTCGGCATTCGAATGCTGATCGACAAGGCATCGCCTAAGGCTAAGTCTCATGGTGGACCTGTAGATACGCCTTCCGAGTTATCGAATTCCAAAATATTTACACAAGGCCTTTTCACGAATGTAACCAATCCTAAAGTCGCCATGTTTTTTCTCGCATTTATGCCGCAATTTATTGCCCCGGGCAGCGATGCTTCGCCACTGCCTTTTGTAGTGCTTGGTCTTACATATTGCTTGACCGGAGGAATCTGGAGCATCCTGATCGCCGCCTTCTCGTCCACAGCAACGGGTAAACTGAGAAATAACGTCAAGATGAAGACGATCCTTAACAAAGCGACAGGGTTCATATTTATTGCAATGAGTATTACGCTGCTCAGAACCAAAGCTATAGAGTAG